The following is a genomic window from Xenopus laevis strain J_2021 chromosome 2L, Xenopus_laevis_v10.1, whole genome shotgun sequence.
GTTATTTTGGTTGTGCCAAGCTCTGGGAGCTGGTTATATATAGGCCCAGCAGCTAgagtatatacctatatatattacTGTAGCCACTTATAGTTATAGAATCTAATTCAGGTTAAGaatggaaaatcatttaaagaacATGGAAACCCTTTATTTCATAGATTCCCCATATCATGCACACCCCTTTGCTGTACCCATTGCTGAACTAGTTTCCCTCAATAGCGGCTCCTTCACTTCGGAAACTATTCCCCTACACTGTGGCTGCTGCCACCATGTTCCTTGTGCCTCGTCGTCAAGATGGCAGATGCTCTGTCACTGCACATGAGCCACATTTACAGCCAGCTGATCCACAATGCATAATTCATGGTATTATTTTCTGTAGTCTAGTGGTACTGCAGCGAATACGGGCAAGTAGCGAGGCAGACAATGAAGCAATGAACTCTGCAGATCGCACttccttttgtaaaaaaaacgcaTTGCTATGGCAACTGAGTGCAACCTATGTAATTTGTTACAATCGTGCGCATGTTCCAGTTGCCTTCTAGATTACAATGCGCAGAATTGCGGTCTTGGTACAGAGAACTGGCCTATGGGTATTTCCCTAGTCTGCGCTATTTTTCCAACAAAGCTTCTGCAGCACAATAATGATGATGACTTAAGGTAATTGAAGAGCACTTAAGAACACCTTATAGTCAGTTATTTCACATGATCAATTATGTTTattggactttccttgtcctttaagacacTTCTCCTTCTTACGAACTACAAAAAGAACTTCAGCTCACAGTTAAACTTATTTAAAGCGTTATTACATTAAAGAATATATTGTGTGGTCCTAGCTGTCTAACCTTTTAGTCTATTATCTTGGCCACTGGAAGTGCTTGCAGGAGACAGGAAAGACTAATACAACCACACAATCTTCCCAGAGTATAGAACCATTTAATCTATATCAGATAAAGCACACATAGAAAACCTGTTAATATTGATAATAAAAGTATCAATATAATGTcatcacaaaggggcagatttataaaaatgtgtattgaaggttagagctcaccacagaaaattcACCCACTCAGttcattcctaagggatttttagaatcatatttataaaatggctttaccaattgataaatatgattctaaaaatcccataggaatgaacagagtgtgagtttttctgtggtaaactctatCACACTTTGTACAGGTCGTATATGGAATGTCTCCTTGTATGCAATGGGAAACGCTGCATTGTTTGATAATAGACCAAGATAAATGAAGCAATAAACAGGGTTTTGGGTGACTGTGGAAAATGATTTGTGAATAGGAACGGGTTGCAAAAGTGTATAAAGGTTCAGTCTTTTATACTTGCACCAAAAACATTCTATTGGTAATTACaataataacaaatacttatACACATACAAATCATACCAATTAACATTTTCACAAACTATTGTCAGTTGCATCGGGGGCCAAATAACCTGGCTTTTTGGATGTTAGAATTTAGAGAGAAAGCAGAGCACCCAAAGGAAAGCAATGCAGACACAGGGAGAGCATACAAACTCTTTGTGCAGGGTTGAATCAGACTCACAAACACAATGTTGTGAGGCTGCAGTTGGAACACACATAACAGGAGAGCAATTGCTGCCTGGGAAAGTTCTTTGAGGGTTTAACACCGGGCAGATGAGCTCTTCCCAACAGGCTTGGGattccaaataggccctggcatttcaagtacgcagaggcccaaaacaTCCCCCCGccaacccaataaatagtaaGAGTCCATGgcttcttacagcagcccctctagcgtTTGCTAGAACCCAATGATTGCCAGTCCCGCTTGATTCTCACAGCCAACAGCCCTCAAGTTAGAACCCCAAGTCCTCCCTGCTCTGTGCTGAAGCTCACTGGTCTCTGTTAAAAAGTTTTAGAATTCATCatatagaatgctcgggacctggggttttccacctAAGGgtactttctgtcatttggatcaataaaccataagtctgctaaaaatcatttaaacattagattaacccaataggatggttttaccattttttaaaaaatgggaataCACAAAAGTATTATAAATATGTAGACTAATTCACAGAACAATTCTCTGTCATTTTCCACCTCTAcctaacagaaaaaaaagtaaaaagtcgGAGTTGCTATATTTTGTGTCATAGGTACACAATTTTTGAGAATTTATCATACCCATGACATTTTTCTGCCAAATTGTCCCCGCCATAATGAAAttgttggggggagggggtgggaTATCAATTAAGTCTATATAGAGAGTTTTTTGATACAAACATTTTCACGGTGTAACAACACAATTTACCATTTatataacaatttttaaaatttgtaaacaCTGACAAATCTATAAAACTTTGATACCTTCTGTGAATTTGTTGTACTTACAACACTTTTACAATTTGACAATGGACACTTTAAGAACTGTGTACTTACCGACACTTGCATATTCCCCCCCCAAAGAATCCCAATCTGACTGTCACTTACTGATGTCTTTAATTGGCCATGGATTGGGCAATGAGCCACATCTCCCCATCCCTGCAGTTCTGCTTATTCTGTCCATAGCCGCACAATGCTAATTGAAAAACCACGATCATAGGGAGGTCCCAGTACAGGAGCCAGTTGGGAAGAGAATACCCAGTGTAAATCAATGTTTAGGCAAAGCTTTAAAGGGAGGGGGATTGTGCACAATTGGAGGCAGAAACACAATTAAAGGTGCCTTTTATACAACATGTCATATCACTTTAAAAGAAAGCATTTGTTCCAAGTTTGCActtttaataatatatactaaTAATTCTGTAAAAAGTGCAACCTTTTTCATGTATATAAATTTCACAGAGATTAAATGGATTCCAGGTGTACACTTTTACCTAATGCAGCATGCAGATTATTGCAGGACCATTTCATTTCCAAGTGAAACGTCCCTTTTATGTCTTACTGAGATAAATAGACATTATTAGCCGACAATCCCTTCAAAACTGTTGCgtgcactttcacaaaccagAGGCCAGGGGTggattaaaaagtaactttatttccccaacatttctcctcctaacgcgtttcatgtgtTAACACACGTAGGCATTAGCCGACAATAGTAATAGAGAAGACTGCATGCTGCTGTATCTCTGCTTATTCTGGGCTCTTTCCCTATAATggtatttacaaaaaacaaatagTATAGATTGCATTCAAATAAATTGGACTTGAATTTTTACAAATATGAAATTCGTTTTATTAGAAATTTATGGTGAGGTTTCTTTTGCAACAGAGACTCCATGGGGCTTTCGCTATCCGATGCTTTACTAAACAAGTGTATAGAAGTCACAAACGAGCCATGATTAACCCTTCAGCTATATACTTAtcaatcagtgcttagtgatgtcatcagttataatcattgCTTTGTGTAGTCACTAGTGTGACGTGATTGATGTATTTATGCTAATATACAGTAATGTACCCACTGTTATAAAATAGGAAACTATAAAATGttactttggagttccatgacccataGGAAAGCCTTTATTTGGTACATGAattcttcagtgacttctaatatccatataattttacagtgggggtacattatatcCTATATCACTTGTGTCAATTAGCCCATTCCATTAAATCTGTATGCAGCACGCATGGGTACCAGTGAATGTTTATCATTCAACTAACCTTGAAAAGGGAATAGATGTTTTTTTCCCTGACACCAAACTTGTTTAAAAGAACAAATAACATAAATTCAAGATTTAGCCAAATCgcagcactttttgcaggatttgaaTTTAGCTGgaacctaaggggcagatttattgatatTGAAGGGGATTACATTGCCATATTTACAGCAGAAAGAATTCATTATGTTTGGTCACAATGATATTAGAAAAAATCCATCCCCCTGCAAATAATAACTTTAACTTTCTAAAAGACTCATGgcagtctgaaacgttgctgaattttcgggtcagaacccatgtcctaataaaggcattttaaccaaAGAATTTTATGGCTGGTGCGGTCTTTGAGTATGCTGATTTGAGGGGAGGATTGTAAAATTGGTTCTATTAGTTAAAGGTAGACCATCATGGCTTCCGTATGAACTGAGCAATCGTGCATgcctgtgcagaaaaaaaacatttacatttttgtcagtttaaataatgtttatgcacctttGTACATAGGTCACTTTTCTTTAAGTAAAATTTGCAGACCTTTAtataacataaaatccaaatgaaaaaggAGAGGTAGGAAGTGTCTTCAGATATGCCCAGTAGCCCTATGGTGCAAGGTAGCCAAATCAAGTATGCCATCACAAACAACATAGCAAGAGGGGCTTCACAACAGATTTTATCTCAAAATAGATTTACACAAGAAACCGATAGATCCTGGAGATTCTCCCATCATTCCTCCTGTCTGTTCCGGTACAATCTGCTGCAGTTGTAGTTCATCTAAAACcaacttttaatatgctataggACATATGTTTTgcaaccccagcagccaaaaaaaaaaaaaaaaaaaaaacaacaatggacTATAATTTTATTACTGTTCgttttgattaaacgtgtttttctgttcagacccttATACTTATTTCAGCATCTCATTCAAAagcctgcctggttgctatggtaaattggaccctagcaaccagttaatacaaccaaattcaaattgtttcgGAATAGAACTGTCTAGACtatactaaaaatgtaaatatcaatCGAAATACCCAAATAACACATATTGCAACTGCAAACACTGCCCATgtgcaataaaatacataataaattaaaggggattaaaaaaaaaatcaggcagattTGCAGGGACCTAGCACCAATAGTAATAAATAATGGATATAAAACAGAAGAGCTACGCAGCATACATAGTTTCTTAGATAGGGGATAGAAGGGATTAGTAGGCTTTACATTATGCAGGGTCTGGCAagaaattatataattttatgaGAAAAATCCATCTGCTGTATGTAAGTAAATATCATTAAATGTGGACTTGCATGTGAAACAGTCAGGATATACTGGAAATTACATATTGTCTTCCCATCCtgacacaataaaaaaagataatcatCCAACCtcattccaaattattttcattttacatttgctttttaatctgtaTACAAGGAGAGAAACTGTGGATTCACTTGCAGACAAGAGATTGTAAAATGgaccaaatatatttaaataaaaaacctgGCAAGGACCCCCCCCCGAAGTCTGCCAAGTTCACAATGGGCCTCCTGATTCATATAATGCTTTcaaagaacaaagaaaaacaacTAGTCATTGCCATGAGAACCTGCCTTTAGCTATGGGAATAGAGTTGCttaagacattaaaaaaaattctaaaaacaagAGTTGCTTATTTTTATGTGCAACGTTTCACATGCTCTAAAACGTATTCTGGAAAATGCAGGCTGCATACTTGTAAACCATCCAGCTTGCAAGGCATTCTGGGATACTCGTCCTCTTTCCATTTGTTCTCCTCCGGATCAAAGGTTAAGATGGAATCACTATAATGACCATTGTAACAGAGGCCACCGAGCACTATGATTTCATTGTCTAGCACAGCTACTCCGTGACCACTCCTACCTATTGGCATGGACGCCAAAATAGTCCACTGATCCATATCAGGATCATAAACTTCTGTAGAGGGGCAGCCCTGCGATTCAAATGAAGCCCTTAAAATAACACAGACTCCACCAAAGACATAGAGTTTCCCATTGTAAGAAATCATCTTGTGGAAACATCTAGCGTAATTCATTTTGCACTTATTTTCCCAGCAGTTTGTTAGAACCTGTGTTCTTCTGGTTCTTTGTTCCACGGTACCCTCTTTGCTTGGGTCAAACACACACACCTGCTTGGAAGTCGAGGAGGAGGTAATGCCCCCTGTGATGAACAATTTATTATTAAGAACAGTCCCCTCGTGGCCATATTTGTTGACAGGGTAAGGGTCCACAAACtcccatttattttctatgataTCATAACGCTCTGTGGAGTAAAAGGTTTCATCCCGCGTCCTTCCAGCCACAGCATAAACATATCTACCAATGACTCCGACGGCAAATTCTGACCGTGGTACAGACATGTCTGCCATTCGCAGCCAGCTGTTTTGACGTGGATCATATCTGAATACTTTAGAAGATGCATGAAATTCACCATCAGGCCCGAGTTCCTCTCCACCCAGCAAGAAGACAAAATTATTAACTATGGCAAGGCAATCTGGACGGAGAGGAACGAGGGGACCTTCCAGCTCCCACCACACACGAGGCTTATGAAGAAGAAGGATCTTGCTATTAACCATGCTGTGTCCAATCATTCCCCGGAATACTGCAGTCTGGGGCTTTGCTGAACGGATATGGTTTGATTTCATTTCCATCAGAGGCTGCTCGCTGACGTTATGGAAGTAGTTTAGGGCTTGCTCTACCTCATGTCTCAGTTGCCGCGAATACCGATAGAATTCAGATGTTTTcacctggagaaaaaaaaaaacagaaacagggTGTATAATGTGAATTTGGGGTTCTCGGCAAAGCTTGAAAATAAACATTATCCCATCGCCTACATAACCCTGTTTAACTTCTTTAAAAGAAGAAATGCATTTATGGCCATCTGGGATAAGCATGAacacaaaaaacaagcaaaagcACATGATATTGAGTGTACTAGTCTTGGGCTAGATAGGCAAATTACATCTTTTGTTTTAGGTGCTGCAGGAAAATCTACAGCCCCTTTAACAAGAAAAGGAATAGTGTCTCATCGGAGACATTTGCTTGCAACTTTCAAAGtaaaatgaaagctttttttACATAAATCAGCTGCGCCAATCCCAGTAGCCCTAAAAAACGTACAGGTCCCTTTGGAGGCTCTACTGGCACAGTCCTGCTTTAAGACAGGGGTCATGCTTGCCTACCCAGAGGCATGGTACACTGCACATGCAAGTCAGGGACTGTAAGTTTGCAGAGGGAATGTAACTCCAATGGCATAGGGGTGTAAAGCGGCACTGAAGCCTTGCGCGGAACAAGACCTGGACCTGCAACCCAAACAgaaacccgcatatttacccactttgatatgctacccgacccgcaactgcTTTATCTGCAACCTGCCAACcaccattaaaggacaaggaaagtaaaactaaaggagtaggctagaaatgttgtacattatcttttgggcatctgtaccagcccaaggcaaccacagcagaaaaggtctgtgtctccaaagatgcccaagtagctccccatcttttctgctgattcactgcacatgctctgtgctgccgacagtttctgagcttagggacccactcacaatatacagtacacatagaatagaaatgtcacaaaataaggtggattagtaattaatacagataattactacatggcagcacagaaaccagtgcaactagcatcagaaattaataatcagccctgtagcatcatcttatattacagataaacctcattttctgcttgataatttgctctgacccctaagcttagcttctcaacagctgctcagagcccactgagcatgtgagtgtcgaaGACACttgccaagatggtgaccccctgtgacaagtttgaagtcctggatcattactgctattgacaagctgaaactttaggctggtgcaatgagctcagtatataaaaaatggcattttagccttatttatttttagggtttagttctccttaaaacagtaagtttttattttaaaaaggagtaaaattttaaaaggagtaaaatagaaacaatataaaatacatttagacgAGACCTGCAACCCAAACCGCTACCCACATCTATCCCAGCACCCTAAAATTCTACCCTCATCCTGCAAGGTACCCGCTTTGTTTGCGGGTAACCGACCCACTGCAAGACGCTACCTTGTGCTATGTGACTAGGTGGATAGGCACTGAGATAGTTAAAAGTTAAAATCACACATCTAAACCAGAGTTCTCTAATTTGACTGCAAATTATAGAGATTATAACATACAAAGcctgttaaaaaaatatgcataatgcAGCAACTAAAAGGCATGAACATTGATGAGAAGTTAAAGCATTTACTCAAGCCATGAACACATAAGTCACAACAGGCAATAACTGTATCTGGAGACTGTGACCATGCATCCAGTAATAAAATAGATTTGCTCTGCAACCTAATGCATAGAAACATGCATCACATAATTCACACATCAGTGATACagctcacttaaaggaacagtaacgccaaaaaataaaagcattttaaagtaattaaaatataatagactgttgccctgcattggtaaaaattatgaatttgctttagaaactctactttaTATGGATAGGCttccatggggacagccattaaaactgaaagaagagaaaaggcacaagttactAATAGAAGACAATGGAATTCTGTAGAATGCATCTTTTATGTAACGGAtctttggatggctgcccccatggatacacagcagcttgtttatataaactatagtagagtttctgaaggaaacacactagttttaccaatgcaggaaaaagtacattatattttcattactttaattttccGCGTTTTGGCGCCGGCGATACATTTGCaaatctcccatgaaaatttgcCTATAATTTTTTAGACGCGCGTatgaaaagtcactcgcgtccAAAACgccgcacgtcaacactattcggacacccattgactttaacaccaggcATCAATTTTCGAATTTCGCATTTTTTTTTCCTCGCGGATTttgaaccagttatccagaaagatccgaattaaggaatggctgtctcccaaagaccccattttatccaaatgtttaaaaatgatttcctttttctctgtaataataaaacagtacattgtgctagatccaaactaagatataattaatccttattggaagcaaaaccaacctattgggtttatataatgtttacatgattttctagtagacaaggtatgaaggattaaaacaaaaaaacaaaaacaaacatacaataaataaacaGCTGCAAGGCCACAAGAAGACATGATAGCAGTGTAAGTGATATAATGGAAGGTCACGGGGCTAATAACCCACATGCTAATCACCCACCTATACAATCCACTAAAAGCATTATATGGGCAGGAGAAAAATTTAAGAAAACCCCAAAAGTTTCAGTGGTTAACTGCAATGTAAAGAATGATGGAATAATGAAAACACAAACTGAATGTAAAAAGcataatttctttatttcttcttttaaaaagtgaaagatctttgataaatgttaaattaaaagtTGGAATTGTTAATTTTTGTTTGAACATTATTTAAACCATTTGAAGGGCATGCCTCATCTGTTTTCGGGTGGGCTCatatctagtagggatgcaccaaatccaggattcggttcgggattcggcctttttcagcaggattcggattcggccgaatccttctgcctggccgaaccgaatcctaatttgcatattaggggcggggagggaaatcgcgtgactttttgtcacaaaacaaggaagtaaaaaatattttcccctttcaatccctattttgcatatgcaaattagggttcggattcggttcggtattcggccgaatctttcacgaaggattcgggggttcggccgaatccaaaatagtggattcggtgcatccctaatatctagggcattagaggatctcttttgtctttattttgcttcaagcatttgcaccacatctctaataaagacatatatacaacctatttacctgccctattcaaattgacataagcgtaagagtactaaagtttcgctaggcagaaatgaacgttagagCAAGTTCGCAATGAAATGCTCCCGATGACTAAtttacgctagtgaaacttcgtcaGAGTTCAGCTGCAGAGAcccaactttgtattttagtgaataaacgtaggtataggatcctttatccggaaacccgatatccagaaagctccgaattatggaatggccgtctcccatagactccattttatccaaataatccaaatttttaaaaatgatttcctttttctctgtaataataaaacaatagcttgtacttgatccaaactaagatataattaagccttattggaagcaaaaccagcatattgggtttatttaatgtttaaattaaatccaaattatggaaagaccccaggtcccgagcattctggataacaggtcccatacatgtagtagtagtgtggcaaagccttcacaggtgaaaatttgccctttagtagggaatccaggattcggtcgggattcggccgaatccttctgccaggctgaaccgaatcctaatttgcatagggacagggagggatattacgtgactttttgtcagtaaaaatgttttccccttcccacccaatttgcatatgcaaattaggattccgatttggtttgTTATTCAGGCAagtcttttgcgaaggattcggccgaatagaggattccgtgcatccctactttgacttaattctaatagatactgtatatcatgacctggatataTGAGAATTTTCAG
Proteins encoded in this region:
- the klhl15.L gene encoding kelch-like protein 15, with amino-acid sequence MAGDVEGYSSSIHDTSVCAGFRALYEECLLVDVTLVIEDHQFQAHKALLATQSDYFRIMFTADMRERDQDKIYLKGLTATGFSHVLQFMYYGNIDLSMATVHEILQAAMYVQLTEVVKFCCSFLMAKICLDNCAEIMRLLDDFSVDVEGVREKLDSFLLENFVPLMSRPEFLSYLSFEKLKSYLDNDRLSRFPEIELYEAVQAWLRHDRRRWRHTDTIIQNIRFCLMTPANVYEKVKTSEFYRYSRQLRHEVEQALNYFHNVSEQPLMEMKSNHIRSAKPQTAVFRGMIGHSMVNSKILLLHKPRVWWELEGPLVPLRPDCLAIVNNFVFLLGGEELGPDGEFHASSKVFRYDPRQNSWLRMADMSVPRSEFAVGVIGRYVYAVAGRTRDETFYSTERYDIIENKWEFVDPYPVNKYGHEGTVLNNKLFITGGITSSSTSKQVCVFDPSKEGTVEQRTRRTQVLTNCWENKCKMNYARCFHKMISYNGKLYVFGGVCVILRASFESQGCPSTEVYDPDMDQWTILASMPIGRSGHGVAVLDNEIIVLGGLCYNGHYSDSILTFDPEENKWKEDEYPRMPCKLDGLQVCSLHFPEYVLEHVKRCT